One genomic window of Magnolia sinica isolate HGM2019 chromosome 3, MsV1, whole genome shotgun sequence includes the following:
- the LOC131240776 gene encoding GBF-interacting protein 1-like isoform X2 yields the protein MSNGIISSNMKASGNPSIPAISRKMVQSLKEIVNCPDHEIYAMLRECNMDPNETVHCLLSQDTFHEVKSKREKKKEMKGSTESRPRGVGSTPNRGGRGGADRNVGHGGYTQFSSSDSGVMHGKPVYKKENGVNSIPSSSSASGGNNTNCWSTSLSDSTSTENAAQMIRTAERIFVSSQPSSGLQPAWSGVPGQLSMADIVKMGRPHSKASSLPVAATETRYSSHNSVLSSTSQRSVKHPRYSTPLPPEDPTFTGSEITQETSMAIRQRISHDDWPLVEQSPAASGSSVAEPSATSVYPDSSLHQNPLEENVTIENLTANCIGFASASDRQIPVDNSGGESHLDDISLKDKSSYQTQRLASEHQEGIGGCSNVGVLEYSAPSSLEDVSVAVSSVAASLRKLSFHKEELGSPPMENNPAVIIPDHLQVPTADCSHLSFGSFRSGISATFSGSFASKTSKSNVEETSLVADASSVERPDKRHVLTDASSVEHADTRHQVTSASNESIDYPLSSQPEVIKHDTAAEVAHGHRYPFPSSLPDYAFENATEMNAATYPYAQTSSQLQNLIPFSSEMAVNPTVFSIPQATQRTMTGTSIPTGPALPQHLPLHPYTQPALPLGHFADMFGYPFLPQNYAYVPSAFQQAYAAGNSSYHQSPAALPQYKNSVSISSLPQSATIASGYGGFGGSPNIPGNSTLNPSNTPPSTSVSYEDLIGSHYKDSNHHIPQQNEGSAMWVEGPGSRTMSAVPASTYYSLQGQNQHSGFRQSQQTSHYGAMGFANFYNSQTGVSQEHQQTSTVGALSAQQGLPSQQSHQIWQHSY from the exons atGAGTAACGGAATCATCAGTAGCAATATGAAGGCGAGTGGGAATCCTTCAATCCCAGCGATTTCAAGGAAGATGGTCCAGAGCTTGAAGGAGATTGTAAACTGCCCTGATCATGAGATCTACGCCATGCTCAGAGAATGCAACATGGACCCCAACGAAACCGTCCATTGCCTCCTCTCCCAAg ATACTTTTCACGAGGTGAAGAGCAAacgagaaaagaaaaaggag ATGAAGGGGAGCACAGAATCTCGGCCTCGAGGTGTTGGTAGTACTCCAAATCGTGGAGGTAGGGGTGGTGCTGACCGTAATGTTGGGCACGGTGGCTACACCCAATTCAGCTCTAGTG ACTCTGGAGTTATGCATGGAAAACCTGTATACAAGAAGGAAAATGGAGTGAATAGCATTCCGAGTTCATCTTCTGCATCTGGTGGAAATAATACTAATTGTTGGTCTACATCTCTGAG CGACTCTACTTCCACAGAAAATGCAGCACAGATGATCCGCACAGCTGAGCGCATCTTTGTGTCCTCCCAACCTTCATCAGGATTGCAACCTGCTTGGTCGGGGGTCCCAGGTCAGCTTTCAATGGCTGACATTGTGAAGATGGGTAGGCCTCACAGCAAAGCGTCCAGCCTTCCCGTTGCTGCCACTGAGACTCGCTACTCATCTCATAATTCAGTTTTGTCAAGCACATCACAGCGCAGTGTCAAACATCCCCGATATTCCACGCCTCTGCCACCAGAAGATCCTACTTTCACGGGTTCAGAAATAACTCAAGAAACAAGCATGGCTATAAGACAGCGTATCTCCCATGACGACTGGCCCTTGGTTGAGCAGTCACCAGCTGCAAGTGGGTCATCTGTCGCAGAACCATCTGCTACTTCTGTTTATCCTGATTCATCTTTGCATCAAAATCCTCTGGAGGAAAATGTTACTATTGAGAATCTAACAGCAAACTGCATTGGATTTGCTTCTGCATCTGACAGACAAATACCTGTGGATAATTCTGGAGGGGAATCTCATCTTGATGACATTTCATTAAAAGATAAGAGTTCCTACCAGACTCAGAGACTTGCATCTGAGCATCAAGAAG GAATTGGGGGCTGCTCAAATGTAGGTGTTCTGGAATATTCTGCACCTTCTTCACTTGAGGATGTCAGTGTTGCAGTAAGCTCAGTTGCTGCAAGCTTGCGGAAGCTGAGCTTCCATAAAGAAGAGCTTGGTTCACCACCTATGGAGAATAACCCAGCAGTCATAATTCCAGATCATCTGCAGGTCCCAACTGCGGACTGCTCACATTTGAGCTTTGGTAGCTTCAGGTCTGGTATTAGTGCtacattttctggatcatttgCATCAAAGACCTCGAAGAGTAATGTGGAAGAAACCTCTTTAGTAGCTGATGCTTCATCTGTCGAACGCCCAGATAAAAGGCATGTCTTAACTGATGCTTCATCTGTCGAACACGCGGATACAAGGCAT CAAGTGACATCTGCATCAAATGAGAGCATTGATTACCCTTTGTCTTCACAGCCTGAGGTCATAAAACATGATACTGCTGCAGAAGTAGCACATGGGCATCGGTACCCTTTTCCATCTTCCTTACCTGACTATGCATTCGAAAACGCTACGGAAATGAATGCTGCAACATACCCCTATGCACAAACAAGCTCCCAGTTGCAGAACCTTATTCCGTTTTCCAGTGAAATG GCTGTGAACCCAACTGTCTTCTCCATACCTCAGGCAACGCAACGGACAATGACAGGCACCAGCATTCCAACAGGTCCTGCACTACCTCAACACCTACCTTTGCACCCTTACACCCAACCAGCTCTTCCTTTAGGACATTTTGCCGACATGTTTGGCTACCCGTTCCTGCCTCAGAACTATGCATATGTACCTTCTGCTTTCCAACAGGCATATGCTGCTGGCAACAGCAGTTACCATCAGTCTCCAGCAGCACTGCCACAATATAAAAACAGTGTTTCTATCAGCAGTTTACCTCAATCAGCCACTATAGCTTCTGGTTATGGAGGGTTTGGAGGTTCACCTAACATTCCTGGAAACTCTACACTGAATCCTTCAAATACCCCTCCAAGCACTTCAGTCAGCTATGAAGATCTTATAGGCTCTCACTACAAAGACAGCAACCATCACATCCCTCAGCAG AATGAAGGTTCGGCCATGTGGGTTGAGGGGCCTGGTTCCAGAACCATGTCAGCTGTTCCGGCCAGCACATATTACAGCTTGCAGGGGCAGAATCAGCATAGTGGGTTCCGACAAAGCCAGCAGACATCGCATTATGGAGCCATGGGGTTTGCAAATTTCTACAATTCTCAGACTGGAGTCTCCCAGGAACATCAGCAAACATCTACCGTTGGGGCTTTAAGTGCCCAACAGGGTCTCCCATCTCAGCAGTCACACCAGATCTGGCAACACAGTTACTGA
- the LOC131240776 gene encoding uncharacterized protein LOC131240776 isoform X1: protein MSNGIISSNMKASGNPSIPAISRKMVQSLKEIVNCPDHEIYAMLRECNMDPNETVHCLLSQDTFHEVKSKREKKKEMKGSTESRPRGVGSTPNRGGRGGADRNVGHGGYTQFSSSDSGVMHGKPVYKKENGVNSIPSSSSASGGNNTNCWSTSLSDSTSTENAAQMIRTAERIFVSSQPSSGLQPAWSGVPGQLSMADIVKMGRPHSKASSLPVAATETRYSSHNSVLSSTSQRSVKHPRYSTPLPPEDPTFTGSEITQETSMAIRQRISHDDWPLVEQSPAASGSSVAEPSATSVYPDSSLHQNPLEENVTIENLTANCIGFASASDRQIPVDNSGGESHLDDISLKDKSSYQTQRLASEHQEGIGGCSNVGVLEYSAPSSLEDVSVAVSSVAASLRKLSFHKEELGSPPMENNPAVIIPDHLQVPTADCSHLSFGSFRSGISATFSGSFASKTSKSNVEETSLVADASSVERPDKRHVLTDASSVEHADTRHQVTSASNESIDYPLSSQPEVIKHDTAAEVAHGHRYPFPSSLPDYAFENATEMNAATYPYAQTSSQLQNLIPFSSEMQAYTYPLPSHRLASAVQPVRESDLPHSPFSATQSMPTKHSSRVSSIGSLTLSIPEAVNPTVFSIPQATQRTMTGTSIPTGPALPQHLPLHPYTQPALPLGHFADMFGYPFLPQNYAYVPSAFQQAYAAGNSSYHQSPAALPQYKNSVSISSLPQSATIASGYGGFGGSPNIPGNSTLNPSNTPPSTSVSYEDLIGSHYKDSNHHIPQQNEGSAMWVEGPGSRTMSAVPASTYYSLQGQNQHSGFRQSQQTSHYGAMGFANFYNSQTGVSQEHQQTSTVGALSAQQGLPSQQSHQIWQHSY, encoded by the exons atGAGTAACGGAATCATCAGTAGCAATATGAAGGCGAGTGGGAATCCTTCAATCCCAGCGATTTCAAGGAAGATGGTCCAGAGCTTGAAGGAGATTGTAAACTGCCCTGATCATGAGATCTACGCCATGCTCAGAGAATGCAACATGGACCCCAACGAAACCGTCCATTGCCTCCTCTCCCAAg ATACTTTTCACGAGGTGAAGAGCAAacgagaaaagaaaaaggag ATGAAGGGGAGCACAGAATCTCGGCCTCGAGGTGTTGGTAGTACTCCAAATCGTGGAGGTAGGGGTGGTGCTGACCGTAATGTTGGGCACGGTGGCTACACCCAATTCAGCTCTAGTG ACTCTGGAGTTATGCATGGAAAACCTGTATACAAGAAGGAAAATGGAGTGAATAGCATTCCGAGTTCATCTTCTGCATCTGGTGGAAATAATACTAATTGTTGGTCTACATCTCTGAG CGACTCTACTTCCACAGAAAATGCAGCACAGATGATCCGCACAGCTGAGCGCATCTTTGTGTCCTCCCAACCTTCATCAGGATTGCAACCTGCTTGGTCGGGGGTCCCAGGTCAGCTTTCAATGGCTGACATTGTGAAGATGGGTAGGCCTCACAGCAAAGCGTCCAGCCTTCCCGTTGCTGCCACTGAGACTCGCTACTCATCTCATAATTCAGTTTTGTCAAGCACATCACAGCGCAGTGTCAAACATCCCCGATATTCCACGCCTCTGCCACCAGAAGATCCTACTTTCACGGGTTCAGAAATAACTCAAGAAACAAGCATGGCTATAAGACAGCGTATCTCCCATGACGACTGGCCCTTGGTTGAGCAGTCACCAGCTGCAAGTGGGTCATCTGTCGCAGAACCATCTGCTACTTCTGTTTATCCTGATTCATCTTTGCATCAAAATCCTCTGGAGGAAAATGTTACTATTGAGAATCTAACAGCAAACTGCATTGGATTTGCTTCTGCATCTGACAGACAAATACCTGTGGATAATTCTGGAGGGGAATCTCATCTTGATGACATTTCATTAAAAGATAAGAGTTCCTACCAGACTCAGAGACTTGCATCTGAGCATCAAGAAG GAATTGGGGGCTGCTCAAATGTAGGTGTTCTGGAATATTCTGCACCTTCTTCACTTGAGGATGTCAGTGTTGCAGTAAGCTCAGTTGCTGCAAGCTTGCGGAAGCTGAGCTTCCATAAAGAAGAGCTTGGTTCACCACCTATGGAGAATAACCCAGCAGTCATAATTCCAGATCATCTGCAGGTCCCAACTGCGGACTGCTCACATTTGAGCTTTGGTAGCTTCAGGTCTGGTATTAGTGCtacattttctggatcatttgCATCAAAGACCTCGAAGAGTAATGTGGAAGAAACCTCTTTAGTAGCTGATGCTTCATCTGTCGAACGCCCAGATAAAAGGCATGTCTTAACTGATGCTTCATCTGTCGAACACGCGGATACAAGGCAT CAAGTGACATCTGCATCAAATGAGAGCATTGATTACCCTTTGTCTTCACAGCCTGAGGTCATAAAACATGATACTGCTGCAGAAGTAGCACATGGGCATCGGTACCCTTTTCCATCTTCCTTACCTGACTATGCATTCGAAAACGCTACGGAAATGAATGCTGCAACATACCCCTATGCACAAACAAGCTCCCAGTTGCAGAACCTTATTCCGTTTTCCAGTGAAATG CAAGCATACACATATCCCCTGCCAAGTCATCGGTTGGCGTCAGCAGTTCAACCAGTGCGAGAATCTGATCTTCCCCACTCACCATTCTCTGCGACACAATCAATGCCTACAAAACATAGCAGCAGAGTATCTTCCATCGGCAGTCTGACCCTTTCCATCCCAGAA GCTGTGAACCCAACTGTCTTCTCCATACCTCAGGCAACGCAACGGACAATGACAGGCACCAGCATTCCAACAGGTCCTGCACTACCTCAACACCTACCTTTGCACCCTTACACCCAACCAGCTCTTCCTTTAGGACATTTTGCCGACATGTTTGGCTACCCGTTCCTGCCTCAGAACTATGCATATGTACCTTCTGCTTTCCAACAGGCATATGCTGCTGGCAACAGCAGTTACCATCAGTCTCCAGCAGCACTGCCACAATATAAAAACAGTGTTTCTATCAGCAGTTTACCTCAATCAGCCACTATAGCTTCTGGTTATGGAGGGTTTGGAGGTTCACCTAACATTCCTGGAAACTCTACACTGAATCCTTCAAATACCCCTCCAAGCACTTCAGTCAGCTATGAAGATCTTATAGGCTCTCACTACAAAGACAGCAACCATCACATCCCTCAGCAG AATGAAGGTTCGGCCATGTGGGTTGAGGGGCCTGGTTCCAGAACCATGTCAGCTGTTCCGGCCAGCACATATTACAGCTTGCAGGGGCAGAATCAGCATAGTGGGTTCCGACAAAGCCAGCAGACATCGCATTATGGAGCCATGGGGTTTGCAAATTTCTACAATTCTCAGACTGGAGTCTCCCAGGAACATCAGCAAACATCTACCGTTGGGGCTTTAAGTGCCCAACAGGGTCTCCCATCTCAGCAGTCACACCAGATCTGGCAACACAGTTACTGA
- the LOC131240776 gene encoding uncharacterized protein LOC131240776 isoform X3 — MKGSTESRPRGVGSTPNRGGRGGADRNVGHGGYTQFSSSDSGVMHGKPVYKKENGVNSIPSSSSASGGNNTNCWSTSLSDSTSTENAAQMIRTAERIFVSSQPSSGLQPAWSGVPGQLSMADIVKMGRPHSKASSLPVAATETRYSSHNSVLSSTSQRSVKHPRYSTPLPPEDPTFTGSEITQETSMAIRQRISHDDWPLVEQSPAASGSSVAEPSATSVYPDSSLHQNPLEENVTIENLTANCIGFASASDRQIPVDNSGGESHLDDISLKDKSSYQTQRLASEHQEGIGGCSNVGVLEYSAPSSLEDVSVAVSSVAASLRKLSFHKEELGSPPMENNPAVIIPDHLQVPTADCSHLSFGSFRSGISATFSGSFASKTSKSNVEETSLVADASSVERPDKRHVLTDASSVEHADTRHQVTSASNESIDYPLSSQPEVIKHDTAAEVAHGHRYPFPSSLPDYAFENATEMNAATYPYAQTSSQLQNLIPFSSEMQAYTYPLPSHRLASAVQPVRESDLPHSPFSATQSMPTKHSSRVSSIGSLTLSIPEAVNPTVFSIPQATQRTMTGTSIPTGPALPQHLPLHPYTQPALPLGHFADMFGYPFLPQNYAYVPSAFQQAYAAGNSSYHQSPAALPQYKNSVSISSLPQSATIASGYGGFGGSPNIPGNSTLNPSNTPPSTSVSYEDLIGSHYKDSNHHIPQQNEGSAMWVEGPGSRTMSAVPASTYYSLQGQNQHSGFRQSQQTSHYGAMGFANFYNSQTGVSQEHQQTSTVGALSAQQGLPSQQSHQIWQHSY; from the exons ATGAAGGGGAGCACAGAATCTCGGCCTCGAGGTGTTGGTAGTACTCCAAATCGTGGAGGTAGGGGTGGTGCTGACCGTAATGTTGGGCACGGTGGCTACACCCAATTCAGCTCTAGTG ACTCTGGAGTTATGCATGGAAAACCTGTATACAAGAAGGAAAATGGAGTGAATAGCATTCCGAGTTCATCTTCTGCATCTGGTGGAAATAATACTAATTGTTGGTCTACATCTCTGAG CGACTCTACTTCCACAGAAAATGCAGCACAGATGATCCGCACAGCTGAGCGCATCTTTGTGTCCTCCCAACCTTCATCAGGATTGCAACCTGCTTGGTCGGGGGTCCCAGGTCAGCTTTCAATGGCTGACATTGTGAAGATGGGTAGGCCTCACAGCAAAGCGTCCAGCCTTCCCGTTGCTGCCACTGAGACTCGCTACTCATCTCATAATTCAGTTTTGTCAAGCACATCACAGCGCAGTGTCAAACATCCCCGATATTCCACGCCTCTGCCACCAGAAGATCCTACTTTCACGGGTTCAGAAATAACTCAAGAAACAAGCATGGCTATAAGACAGCGTATCTCCCATGACGACTGGCCCTTGGTTGAGCAGTCACCAGCTGCAAGTGGGTCATCTGTCGCAGAACCATCTGCTACTTCTGTTTATCCTGATTCATCTTTGCATCAAAATCCTCTGGAGGAAAATGTTACTATTGAGAATCTAACAGCAAACTGCATTGGATTTGCTTCTGCATCTGACAGACAAATACCTGTGGATAATTCTGGAGGGGAATCTCATCTTGATGACATTTCATTAAAAGATAAGAGTTCCTACCAGACTCAGAGACTTGCATCTGAGCATCAAGAAG GAATTGGGGGCTGCTCAAATGTAGGTGTTCTGGAATATTCTGCACCTTCTTCACTTGAGGATGTCAGTGTTGCAGTAAGCTCAGTTGCTGCAAGCTTGCGGAAGCTGAGCTTCCATAAAGAAGAGCTTGGTTCACCACCTATGGAGAATAACCCAGCAGTCATAATTCCAGATCATCTGCAGGTCCCAACTGCGGACTGCTCACATTTGAGCTTTGGTAGCTTCAGGTCTGGTATTAGTGCtacattttctggatcatttgCATCAAAGACCTCGAAGAGTAATGTGGAAGAAACCTCTTTAGTAGCTGATGCTTCATCTGTCGAACGCCCAGATAAAAGGCATGTCTTAACTGATGCTTCATCTGTCGAACACGCGGATACAAGGCAT CAAGTGACATCTGCATCAAATGAGAGCATTGATTACCCTTTGTCTTCACAGCCTGAGGTCATAAAACATGATACTGCTGCAGAAGTAGCACATGGGCATCGGTACCCTTTTCCATCTTCCTTACCTGACTATGCATTCGAAAACGCTACGGAAATGAATGCTGCAACATACCCCTATGCACAAACAAGCTCCCAGTTGCAGAACCTTATTCCGTTTTCCAGTGAAATG CAAGCATACACATATCCCCTGCCAAGTCATCGGTTGGCGTCAGCAGTTCAACCAGTGCGAGAATCTGATCTTCCCCACTCACCATTCTCTGCGACACAATCAATGCCTACAAAACATAGCAGCAGAGTATCTTCCATCGGCAGTCTGACCCTTTCCATCCCAGAA GCTGTGAACCCAACTGTCTTCTCCATACCTCAGGCAACGCAACGGACAATGACAGGCACCAGCATTCCAACAGGTCCTGCACTACCTCAACACCTACCTTTGCACCCTTACACCCAACCAGCTCTTCCTTTAGGACATTTTGCCGACATGTTTGGCTACCCGTTCCTGCCTCAGAACTATGCATATGTACCTTCTGCTTTCCAACAGGCATATGCTGCTGGCAACAGCAGTTACCATCAGTCTCCAGCAGCACTGCCACAATATAAAAACAGTGTTTCTATCAGCAGTTTACCTCAATCAGCCACTATAGCTTCTGGTTATGGAGGGTTTGGAGGTTCACCTAACATTCCTGGAAACTCTACACTGAATCCTTCAAATACCCCTCCAAGCACTTCAGTCAGCTATGAAGATCTTATAGGCTCTCACTACAAAGACAGCAACCATCACATCCCTCAGCAG AATGAAGGTTCGGCCATGTGGGTTGAGGGGCCTGGTTCCAGAACCATGTCAGCTGTTCCGGCCAGCACATATTACAGCTTGCAGGGGCAGAATCAGCATAGTGGGTTCCGACAAAGCCAGCAGACATCGCATTATGGAGCCATGGGGTTTGCAAATTTCTACAATTCTCAGACTGGAGTCTCCCAGGAACATCAGCAAACATCTACCGTTGGGGCTTTAAGTGCCCAACAGGGTCTCCCATCTCAGCAGTCACACCAGATCTGGCAACACAGTTACTGA
- the LOC131240779 gene encoding AT-hook motif nuclear-localized protein 16 yields MAGPDLGNPSIKYKTTDCPGDANNNHGPCNESRALMVPKMTASTAEGEYIRRPRGRPIGSKNKPKPPIIITRESANALWAHAMEVRSGCDIGESIANFARKKQRGLCILSGSGCVMNVTLRQPTSSGAIITLHGRFEILSLLGSFLPPPAPPGITGLTIYLAGAQGQIVGGGVVGSLIASGPVVIMAASFMNATFDRLPIDEDVAAANNQHHPNHHQKLEVPSLYGPPPNLICNVSLPQELYPWSPGHQFTRS; encoded by the coding sequence ATGGCTGGTCCAGATTTAGGAAACCCCTCTATTAAATACAAAACCACAGATTGCCCAGGCGATGCCAATAATAATCATGGGCCATGTAATGAATCAAGAGCATTGATGGTACCGAAGATGACGGCTTCAACAGCTGAGGGAGAGTACATCAGGCGGCCACGTGGCCGGCCCATTGGTTCGAAGAACAAGCCTAAGCCACCCATAATTATCACTCGAGAAAGTGCAAATGCACTTTGGGCCCATGCAATGGAGGTGAGGTCTGGGTGTGATATTGGCGAGAGCATCGCTAACTTTGCAAGGAAGAAACAACGTGGCCTGTGCATACTTAGTGGAAGTGGGTGTGTGATGAATGTCACCCTACGGCAGCCCACTTCTTCGGGTGCTATCATCACCCTCCATGGTCGATTTGAGATACTTTCCTTGTTGGGTTCTTTCTTACCTCCACCGGCGCCGCCTGGAATCACTGGCCTAACCATCTACTTGGCAGGTGCCCAGGGGCAAATTGTCGGTGGGGGCGTTGTTGGATCGCTTATTGCATCGGGTCCGGTGGTGATCATGGCTGCATCTTTCATGAACGCCACATTCGATCGTCTTCCAATAGATGAAGATGTAGCTGCTGCAAATAATCAACACCACCCAAATCACCATCAGAAACTTGAGGTGCCCAGCTTGTATGGCCCACCACCGAACTTGATCTGCAACGTTAGCTTGCCTCAAGAGCTTTACCCTTGGTCACCAGGGCACCAATTTACTAGGAGTTAG